The Chloroflexota bacterium genomic interval CCTATAGGAAAATAGTCCCAATTTGTCCAAAACCATTGCGCAACACGACATTTGCGTGTATAATGCAGATGTAGCACTCGTAGCGCCACCGCCCATCCAAAACGTGGCAAGCAAGGAGGCCGCAGTGACAGGGCCAACACAATGGACAGCGCCGTCTCCCCTCCGCCGCACGCGTATCCTGGCGGTGGACGACGAGCGATCCATACTGGACGTCATCCGGCGCCGTCTGGAATCCGAGGGGTACGAGGTCATCACCGCGCGGGACGGCGAGGAGGCACTCAAGGTCGCCCTCGCCTGGGAGCCAGATATCGCCATCCTGGACGTGATCATGCCCAAGATGGACGGGCTGGAACTGTGTCGCCGCATGCGCGAGCAGCCCGAGTTGGCGGGCCTGCCCGTTCTGTTTCTGACCAGTCGTGAATCGGTGGAGGACCGCATCCGCGGGTTTGAGGCCGGGGCCGACGACTACCTGCCCAAGCCGTTTGACCTGCGCGAACTGTCCCTGCGCGTCCGCGCCCTGTTGCGGCGTGTCCGTCCCGCTCCCGCAGAGGCCGACGTGTTGCGCGTGGGGCGGTTGGCGCTCCACCTCAACACGTTCACCCTTGATGCGGGCGACCGCCAGGCGCTGCTCACGCCGGTGGAGTTTCAACTCATGCAGCACCTTATGAAGCACCCTGGCGTGGTGTTCACATCCGAGCGTCTGTTGCGAGAGGTCTGGGGCTACCCTGCGGGAGCCGGCAGCACCGACCTGGTCCGCGCCCACATCCGCAACATCCGCGCCAAGATTGAGCCTGACCCCGCCGAGCCGATCTATATCCGCACGGTGTCGCGCCACGGGTATACGGTAACGGGCTAGCGGGCCGCTTTCCCACTCGCTCACGGGACTTTCACGTCTCCTTTACTTCACTTTCACGCTCGCGAGGGCAATTCTGTCCTATAATGGCAGTGGAAAACGCGAGCGAGACCAGCACGGTATCATTGCCGATCATTCACAAGAATTATCCCGTCTTACTGTTTTGGAGTGCGTGAAGCGTCCCAGCGCACTCCGCCAGGCGCAGCACCCACGTGGCAGCCGGACCGACGAGTCCGGAATCGCTATCCTCCGCAGGGCACCCAGCGCACCGGTGCCCCCAACCGAACAGCGGGCCTCGGCAGCCGGCAAGCGGCCAGAACCGCAAACCCGCCACCTCTCCCACGGGCCGGCGAGAGGCCCCGAAATTTCAGAGGGTTCCCCAAGGAACCCTCTTTTTCTATGCCCGCGTAGGAACCTTTCTGCGCGCCTGCGCGTCTAGACGTTGCACTATCACACAGAAACGGAAGCGAGGAGAAGACCATGAGGAAGCACAAGTTCGTCATCGCGGGGATGCTCCTGCTCGTTGGCGCGTTGGTGCTGAGCGCGTGCGGCTCGGCTGGCGCGTCGCAGGCGGGCGCACAACAGCAACCCGTCCGGACCATCACCGTTGTCGGCCAGGGCAAGGCCAGCGGAGCGCCGACGGTGGCCCACATCAACGTGGGCGTGGAGACCTCTGCGCCGTCGGCCCAGGAGGCGCTGGAAGCAAACCGCGCCAGGATGAGCGCGCTGCTGGAAAAGGTCAAAGCCCTGGGCATCGCCGACAAGGACATCCAGACCAGCAACTTCAGCATCTACACAGAGCAGCGGCCTGTCGTCATGCCGGCTGCGGGCAAAGAGGAATACACCGTCGTGTACCGCGTGTCCAATCAGGTCAGCCTGACCATCCGCGACATCGCACGGTTGGGCGACATCCTGGACCAGGCCGTGGCTGCGGGGGCCAACAACGTGTACGGCGTGTACTTCGGCGTGGAGAGCACCGCCGAGTTGGAGGCTCAGGCCCGCGAGAAGGCCATGGCCGATGCGGCGGCGCGCGCCAAGGCCCTGGCCTCGCTGGGCGGCGTCGGCGTGGGTGAGGTGATCACCATCAGCGAGGTCATTGGGACGCCCGGCCCTGTGTATTACTCCGTCGTCAAGGCCGAAGGCCTGGGCGGGGCCACGCCGATCCAGCCGGGCGAGTACGAAATCAGCGTGAGCGTGCAGGTAACTTACGCCATCCGCTAGGGCGCTGACGGAACGACGAACGATGCGATGTGGGGCCGCCGAGGGCTTGCGAGTCTCCGGCGGCCTCGCGGCATGTTCGCGGGTCTGCGATCGTCCGAACCCTCGCGCCGTCAGGCCACGAAGAACCCCACGCCCAGGATTCCCGGCCCGCCGTGGGTAACGATGGCCGGCGGCACGTCCAGGATGGGGACTTCCCGCGCGCCCAGCGCCGCGCCCAAGTCGCCGGCCAGGGCCTGGGCCTGTTCGGGCACTCCCGCGTGCATGACCGACAGATGGCCCTCGGCGTTGCGCGGATACTGATCCAATACCAAGTCCTTGAGGCGGGCCAGGGCGCGCTTGTGGGTCCGCTCCTTGTCAAACTGGTCCACCTTGCCATCGCGGAACGTGAGGATGGGCTTGATCTGCAGGACGCTGCCGAGGAGCGCCGTGGCCCCGCCGATTCGCCCGCCCTTCGCCAGGTACTCCAGCGTGTCCACCAGGAAATAGATGCGGCAGCGTGGGATCATGTCCCGAATCCGCGCCTCTATCTCATCGGCGCCGACGCCCGCCTCGGCCCATTGCGCCGCCAGCGTTACCATCGTCGCCAGGGGGCTGGCGATGACCCGCGAATCTATCACGCGGATGTCGGCGCCCGGGAAGTCGTCCTTGGCGACGGTGGCCGATCGCACGGTGCCGCTCACCTCGGCCGAGGGGTGGATGCACAGGATCGGCTCGCCGGTGGGGACCAGTCGCCGAAACTCCTGCGCGAAGAGTTCGGGCGGGGGCGCTGCGGTCTTCGGGAGTTCGGCGGATGTGGCCAGCCGCGCCATGAACGCGGCGTTGTCCATCTCCACTCCCTCACGGTACGAGTCCTTGC includes:
- a CDS encoding response regulator transcription factor, which gives rise to MTGPTQWTAPSPLRRTRILAVDDERSILDVIRRRLESEGYEVITARDGEEALKVALAWEPDIAILDVIMPKMDGLELCRRMREQPELAGLPVLFLTSRESVEDRIRGFEAGADDYLPKPFDLRELSLRVRALLRRVRPAPAEADVLRVGRLALHLNTFTLDAGDRQALLTPVEFQLMQHLMKHPGVVFTSERLLREVWGYPAGAGSTDLVRAHIRNIRAKIEPDPAEPIYIRTVSRHGYTVTG
- a CDS encoding SIMPL domain-containing protein (The SIMPL domain is named for its presence in mouse protein SIMPL (signalling molecule that associates with mouse pelle-like kinase). Bacterial member BP26, from Brucella, was shown to assemble into a channel-like structure, while YggE from E. coli has been associated with resistance to oxidative stress.) codes for the protein MRKHKFVIAGMLLLVGALVLSACGSAGASQAGAQQQPVRTITVVGQGKASGAPTVAHINVGVETSAPSAQEALEANRARMSALLEKVKALGIADKDIQTSNFSIYTEQRPVVMPAAGKEEYTVVYRVSNQVSLTIRDIARLGDILDQAVAAGANNVYGVYFGVESTAELEAQAREKAMADAAARAKALASLGGVGVGEVITISEVIGTPGPVYYSVVKAEGLGGATPIQPGEYEISVSVQVTYAIR
- a CDS encoding DegV family protein — encoded protein: MVKIITDTTAGLPAEIARRYNIPVIPQIIIFGKDSYREGVEMDNAAFMARLATSAELPKTAAPPPELFAQEFRRLVPTGEPILCIHPSAEVSGTVRSATVAKDDFPGADIRVIDSRVIASPLATMVTLAAQWAEAGVGADEIEARIRDMIPRCRIYFLVDTLEYLAKGGRIGGATALLGSVLQIKPILTFRDGKVDQFDKERTHKRALARLKDLVLDQYPRNAEGHLSVMHAGVPEQAQALAGDLGAALGAREVPILDVPPAIVTHGGPGILGVGFFVA